A stretch of the Planktothricoides raciborskii GIHE-MW2 genome encodes the following:
- a CDS encoding Eco57I restriction-modification methylase domain-containing protein gives MNQRILKIDDLRDLTSPDKIAKIFQQLGYTASAEPIDIKSLELSPRSEEAIAGGYLIADQDRGGLQVILFELKPEAWISPSIASGRMKAIASQLGKRPSEFLLLATKDYNQLMLVNPRKFFDEKSNLQASIRKLLIDRQNPTAYDLDRLEAIAVRGRSARELYQAQCEAFDVEKLTKGFYQEYQKLFHRVLEAISSHNPHPYFADRDRLSQFTQRLLGRIMFLYFLQKKGFLAGDRQFLKTMYGKGKSAYQAENTDYYTEILEPLFFDTLNQQRENHQSPWGQIPYLNGGLFDRDYGENIQDGAGRETPELITLPNRIFDPGNSDSILGFFNSYNFTVAENVTGDEDVAVDPEMLGKVFENMLAAEERGKSGTFYTPRGIVQFICAEVLGRYLADTTGISLETAQKLVHYDPDISDKDLNELISPQDAKSLKKALMNLKVLDPAVGSGAFPLGMMQLILNVRQAVARREGMTVQRGSLAISEWKREIIANNLYGVDIKPEAIEIAKLRMWLSLVVDIPTIENVEALPNLDYKLMCGDSLISKINGQTIIPIPGQSEQLAFAFEMTELDKAIADLLKLEKQYFHVSSQERQDLRLQIMEAEKRVFVGAIADQRHFILAQQKQLELEIKEFDKPSKQQLQEREQLAARLAGLDDFEAQVKRGDRSLNFFQYYLHFRDVFEQKGGFDIVIGNPPYVRQEQIKEIKPALKEEYDCYTGVADLYVYFYEQGFRLLKEKGYLSFITSNKYFRAGYGEKLRKYLGTKSTIEVMIDFGDANVFEAIAYPSIIVVKKEDPPQPPLKRGEKSQPDSSAPLIKRGLGGSNPDSSAPLIKGGLGGSHQVSVLTWQEGQELEDFVSVYQKNAFSLDQTELKPDGWRLESSKVLRLLDKLRNAGTPLGEYVNGRFYYGIKTGFNEAFVVDRETRDRLIAEHPSSAEVLKPFLRGRDVKRWSVDFAEQYLIKIESSENKEHPWSGKSEKEAENIFAKTYPAISQRFNQYREQLIKRCDQGKYFWELRSCQYWDEFEKPKIFYQEIATYQAFAWDDYHFYSNNKTFLIPNASKYLVALLNSKVVWFFLSYITSKLQGDAYAMQTTYVSQIPIPKPSEADKQAIEELVEKCLAAKGVGVDRWEAEIDDRVAHLYKLTADDMTIIKGDG, from the coding sequence ATGAACCAACGTATTCTAAAAATTGATGACCTCCGTGATTTAACCAGTCCGGATAAAATTGCTAAGATTTTTCAGCAATTAGGTTACACCGCTTCAGCGGAACCAATTGATATAAAAAGTTTAGAATTATCCCCTCGCAGTGAAGAAGCGATCGCGGGTGGTTATTTGATTGCTGACCAAGACCGAGGTGGTTTGCAAGTAATATTATTTGAGTTAAAACCAGAGGCTTGGATTTCCCCATCGATCGCCAGTGGTCGGATGAAAGCGATCGCCTCTCAGTTGGGCAAAAGACCCTCGGAATTTTTGTTATTAGCCACAAAAGACTATAACCAGTTGATGTTAGTCAACCCTCGCAAGTTTTTTGATGAAAAAAGTAATTTACAGGCAAGTATTCGCAAGTTATTAATCGACCGCCAAAATCCCACCGCTTATGATTTAGACCGCTTAGAAGCGATCGCGGTTCGGGGTCGTTCTGCCCGAGAACTGTACCAAGCACAATGTGAAGCTTTTGATGTTGAGAAACTCACCAAAGGATTTTATCAAGAATATCAGAAATTATTTCACCGAGTATTAGAGGCGATTTCCTCTCATAATCCTCACCCCTATTTTGCCGATAGAGACCGGCTTTCTCAGTTTACCCAAAGGTTATTGGGGCGGATTATGTTCTTGTATTTTCTCCAGAAAAAGGGCTTTTTGGCAGGCGATCGCCAATTCCTGAAAACGATGTATGGCAAAGGCAAAAGTGCTTATCAAGCGGAAAATACCGATTATTATACCGAAATTTTAGAGCCATTATTTTTTGACACCTTAAACCAGCAACGAGAAAATCATCAATCCCCCTGGGGGCAAATTCCCTATTTAAATGGGGGACTATTTGACCGGGATTATGGGGAAAATATTCAAGATGGGGCTGGTCGTGAAACCCCGGAATTAATTACATTGCCCAATCGGATTTTTGACCCCGGTAATTCTGACAGCATTTTAGGATTTTTCAATAGCTATAACTTCACGGTGGCAGAAAATGTTACTGGGGATGAAGATGTAGCGGTTGACCCAGAAATGTTGGGGAAAGTATTTGAAAATATGTTAGCCGCAGAGGAACGGGGTAAGTCGGGAACCTTCTATACTCCTCGTGGAATTGTTCAGTTTATCTGTGCGGAAGTGTTAGGGCGATATTTGGCAGATACCACGGGAATTAGTTTAGAAACGGCGCAAAAATTGGTGCATTATGACCCAGATATTTCCGACAAAGATTTGAATGAATTAATTTCGCCCCAAGATGCGAAAAGTCTCAAAAAAGCCCTGATGAATTTAAAAGTTCTTGACCCTGCGGTGGGTTCTGGGGCGTTTCCTTTGGGGATGATGCAGTTAATCTTAAATGTGCGGCAAGCTGTAGCCCGTCGAGAAGGGATGACCGTCCAGCGAGGCAGTTTGGCAATATCAGAATGGAAGCGAGAAATTATTGCTAATAATCTTTATGGGGTGGATATTAAACCAGAGGCGATCGAGATTGCTAAACTGCGGATGTGGTTATCTTTGGTGGTGGATATTCCCACTATAGAAAATGTGGAAGCTTTGCCGAATTTAGATTATAAGTTGATGTGTGGAGATTCGCTGATTTCTAAGATTAATGGGCAAACGATTATTCCTATACCGGGGCAATCGGAACAGTTAGCTTTCGCTTTTGAGATGACGGAATTGGATAAGGCGATCGCGGATTTGTTGAAATTAGAAAAACAATATTTTCATGTGTCTTCTCAGGAACGGCAAGATTTACGCTTACAAATTATGGAGGCGGAAAAACGAGTTTTTGTCGGGGCGATCGCCGACCAACGCCATTTTATTTTAGCACAACAAAAGCAGTTAGAACTAGAAATTAAGGAATTCGATAAACCTAGCAAACAGCAGTTACAAGAACGGGAACAGTTAGCCGCCCGGTTAGCAGGATTAGATGACTTTGAAGCCCAGGTAAAAAGGGGCGATCGCTCTTTAAATTTCTTTCAATATTATCTGCATTTTCGCGATGTTTTTGAACAGAAAGGAGGGTTTGATATTGTCATTGGCAATCCCCCCTATGTGCGACAAGAGCAAATTAAGGAAATTAAGCCCGCTTTAAAAGAGGAATATGACTGTTATACGGGAGTGGCGGATTTATATGTTTATTTTTATGAACAAGGATTTCGCTTACTCAAGGAAAAAGGTTATCTCAGTTTTATCACCTCTAATAAATATTTTCGGGCAGGGTATGGGGAAAAACTCCGCAAATATCTAGGGACAAAATCCACCATTGAAGTAATGATTGATTTTGGCGATGCTAATGTCTTTGAGGCGATCGCTTATCCTAGTATTATTGTAGTCAAAAAAGAAGATCCCCCCCAGCCCCCCTTAAAAAGGGGGGAGAAATCCCAACCAGACTCTTCAGCCCCCCTTATTAAGCGGGGTTTGGGGGGATCAAATCCAGACTCTTCAGCCCCCCTTATTAAGGGGGGTTTGGGGGGATCTCATCAAGTTTCTGTATTGACCTGGCAAGAAGGGCAGGAGTTAGAAGACTTTGTTTCCGTTTATCAAAAAAATGCTTTTTCTCTCGATCAAACCGAATTAAAACCCGATGGTTGGCGGTTAGAATCCTCAAAAGTTTTACGCTTATTGGATAAGTTAAGAAATGCCGGAACTCCTCTCGGTGAATATGTCAATGGTCGTTTTTACTATGGAATTAAAACAGGTTTCAATGAAGCCTTTGTCGTCGATCGCGAAACGCGGGATAGATTAATTGCCGAACATCCTTCATCCGCTGAAGTTCTCAAGCCATTTCTCCGAGGTCGAGATGTAAAAAGATGGTCTGTGGACTTTGCTGAACAATATTTAATTAAGATCGAATCCTCAGAAAATAAAGAACATCCTTGGAGTGGCAAATCAGAAAAAGAAGCTGAAAATATTTTCGCTAAAACTTATCCGGCAATTTCTCAAAGATTTAATCAGTATCGAGAACAACTCATTAAACGTTGTGACCAGGGAAAATATTTCTGGGAGTTAAGGTCTTGTCAGTATTGGGATGAATTTGAAAAACCGAAAATATTCTATCAAGAAATTGCAACTTATCAAGCATTTGCTTGGGATGATTATCACTTTTATTCTAATAACAAAACTTTTCTGATTCCCAATGCAAGTAAATATCTAGTCGCTTTACTAAATTCAAAAGTAGTTTGGTTTTTCCTAAGTTATATAACATCTAAGTTACAAGGTGATGCTTATGCAATGCAAACCACATATGTCTCACAAATTCCCATCCCGAAACCCAGTGAAGCCGACAAACAAGCCATAGAAGAATTAGTAGAAAAATGCCTAGCCGCGAAAGGAGTCGGAGTCGATCGCTGGGAGGCAGAAATAGACGACAGAGTAGCCCACCTGTATAAGCTGACTGCTGATGACATGACGATTATTAAAGGAGACGGATAA
- a CDS encoding BMP family protein produces MKNKLPTRKAIARTRLVSLSAIAGLFLFTACQPAPNATSDQFTVGMVLVGPHNDAGWNQSNYEGVQTVAAKVPQVKFQYVDKVNPGDRPNVKASQVADDLIDSGAKMIIFNSDDFKDDALETAKKYPEIPVIHISGDAAWKEGKNYQAIPNLGNIMGRMEYGKMMAGCAAALGTETGKIGYLGPLINDETRRYAASAYLGAKYCWQNYRQKDPQDLTFKVTWIGFWFNIPGKTLDPTKVADDFYNSGFDVVMSGIDTPEAAVQGKKAAAAGKKVKYVHYDYIKGCEIAPDICLGLPYYNWAVPYQEAVKKAMSGEYTSEFVLAGPDWANINSPETSAIGFIAGQALGDRASFLNQFTQGLGDGSIQLFKGPLNFQDGSVFLKANEVATDQQIWYLPKLLEGMKGAN; encoded by the coding sequence ATGAAAAATAAATTGCCAACCAGAAAAGCGATCGCCCGAACTCGTCTCGTCTCCCTGAGTGCGATCGCGGGGTTATTCCTGTTCACCGCTTGTCAACCGGCCCCGAATGCCACCTCGGATCAATTTACCGTGGGGATGGTTTTAGTCGGGCCACACAATGACGCGGGGTGGAACCAGTCCAACTATGAGGGAGTGCAGACCGTTGCCGCAAAAGTTCCTCAAGTGAAATTTCAATATGTGGATAAAGTTAATCCCGGTGATCGGCCCAACGTGAAAGCATCCCAAGTCGCCGATGATTTAATTGATTCTGGGGCAAAAATGATTATTTTCAACTCCGATGACTTTAAAGATGATGCCCTGGAAACCGCGAAAAAATATCCCGAAATTCCGGTGATTCATATCTCTGGGGATGCTGCCTGGAAAGAAGGGAAAAATTATCAAGCAATTCCCAACTTAGGTAATATTATGGGGCGGATGGAATATGGCAAAATGATGGCCGGATGTGCCGCCGCCCTGGGGACGGAAACCGGCAAAATTGGCTATCTTGGCCCATTAATTAATGATGAAACTCGCCGCTATGCCGCGTCTGCTTATTTAGGGGCTAAATATTGTTGGCAAAACTATCGGCAAAAAGACCCGCAAGATTTAACTTTTAAAGTTACCTGGATTGGTTTTTGGTTTAATATTCCGGGGAAAACTTTAGACCCGACAAAAGTTGCCGATGACTTTTATAATAGTGGCTTTGATGTGGTCATGTCTGGCATTGACACCCCCGAAGCGGCTGTGCAAGGAAAAAAAGCCGCCGCAGCGGGCAAAAAAGTCAAATATGTTCACTATGATTATATCAAAGGCTGTGAAATTGCCCCAGATATTTGCTTAGGACTTCCTTATTATAACTGGGCAGTTCCTTATCAGGAAGCGGTGAAAAAAGCTATGTCTGGTGAATATACCAGTGAATTTGTTTTAGCTGGTCCAGATTGGGCAAATATTAATAGCCCAGAAACCAGTGCGATTGGTTTTATTGCCGGTCAAGCTTTGGGCGATCGCGCCTCATTTCTCAATCAATTTACTCAAGGATTGGGAGATGGCAGCATCCAGCTATTTAAAGGGCCATTAAACTTTCAAGATGGCAGCGTTTTCTTGAAAGCAAATGAAGTAGCCACCGACCAACAAATCTGGTATTTACCAAAATTATTAGAAGGCATGAAAGGGGCGAATTAG